The genomic DNA GCGACTGGACCTTCGACATCTCAACAAGGCATGGCAGGACTTCCGCCAAGACAAACACGGAAGATCAAAGACGCCTTGGAGGGATCTCGTTCGCACCAGCCTCCAGAAGATTGCCTCGGAGCCGATTCTTTCGGTGTCCAAACGTGATGACATCGAACTCCAGAGGCAAAAGGTTCGGGATGCAATGCGGAGATTCCCAGATGACCGGCAAGCACAGTTGGAGATCAGCGGTCTCAAGCAATCGACGTTTTACAACCGTCGAAAGGAGGTGCTGGCCGACGCCGAATTCGCTGCCGCATAACCCGCTGATCGCTGAATCTTTAACTCACTCCCTAAACCAAAAACGACTCCTTGGAGGGCCGACCGCTACCGGTACGCACCGAGCCAGAGGCCCTCCACTTTTCAAAAACCGAATAGGAAACACACATGAACAGCAATATCCGCAACCATACTCCTAGCTACGAAGCACCTGACCGCCGCTGGTCTGTTCACCACGGAAATGTCGAAACCGTATTGCCCACGTTGGAAGACTCGCTATATGACGGAGCGTTATTCGATCCACCTTATGCTCTGGAGTTCATGGGGAAAGATTGGGACAAAGTTCTCCCGCCCACTGAAGTCTTCAAACAGATTCTCCGAGTCTGCAAACCGGGGGCGCATTTGCTGGCTTTCGGGCATCCCAAGACATTTCACCGCTTGATGGTCAACATCGAAGAGGCCGGTTGGGAAATTCGGGACACGCTTTCATGGATTTATGGTGAGGGGCTTCCGAAGTCCCACAACATCGGCAAAGACCTCGAAAAGCGGATGCCCAGTTCCGAGCAAGCACGGGCATGGGAGGGATACGGCACTGGGCTCAAGCCTGCTTGGGAGCCGATCATTCTGGTCCAGAGGCCACGGGAACGCACTTTTGCCAACAACGCCCTACGGCATGGTTGCGGTGGGTTGGACATTGATAGTTGCCGAATTGGGACGACTGGAGAAACGACCCGCAGCCACCAAGCTCCCTATCCACGATTGCCCGATGGGACGGAAGATCGGACGAACTGGGGAAGATCCGGCCACAGAGTCGAACAAATCGATAAAGGGCGATGGCCCTCCAATCTCCTTCTCGATGAGGTGGCGGCAGAATCGCTCGACAAGCAAAGCGGAATCACTCGTTCACGAAAGGGGCGGAAACGAATCGCAGGACGCACCATCGGGAATGGAAGGACCATGGGGCACTTCATAAATCAAGTCGAGGGGATTTACGGTTATGACGACGAGGGTGGAGCGTCAAGATTCTTCTACGTCGCAAAGGCAAAAGGTAAACAGCGTTTGGACAACGCACATCCAACAGTCAAACCTACTGACCTGTGCGAGTCGCTTGCTCGACTGATTCTTCCACCTGAGCGACCGACGCCAAGGCGACTGCTTGTGCCTTACTCGGGCAGTGGTTCGGAAATGGTCGGTGCGATGGCTGCTGGCTGGGATCAACTAACAGGCATCGAAATGGATGACAAGTGGGTGAAGACCGCTCAGCGGCGGCTGAGAGAAACCAAATCTCCAGTTAAATCAACATCACCAACAAAGGTAAGAGACGACTCCCGCTCAGATTCTTCCGCAGGGGCAATTACACCAAGAACGAAAAACAAAAAGGAAACGAACATGAACGAATTTAACATCGACTTTGACAATCCAAATTTCCACGCAGCCTGCGCTCTCTTTCCCGTGCTTCAAGGCACTGAGCTTCGGGAACTTGCCAACGACATCCGCCAGAACGGTCTGTTGGAGCCAATCGTGGTCCACAACGGGGAAATACTTGACGGTCGTAATCGACTTGAAGCTTGCGAGATCGCTGGCATTGAACCCAAGTTTGTTGAGTGGGATGGTGAAGGATCACCCGTGCAATGGATCATCAGCAAGAACCTTCAACGACGCCATTTAAGCGCCAGCCAGCGTGCCTTACTCGGTTACGACTTATTACCGCTATTAGAAGCGGAAGCCAAAGAGCGACAAAGACTATCAAAAGGTCGCAGCAAAAAGGGCGAACAAATTCCTGCTAACGAACTTGGAAAGGCAAGTGAACACGCCGCTAAGATTGCCAATTGTTCTTCAACTTATGTCGAACAGGTCAAGTCAACAGCGGCTAACGCCCCCGAATTACTGGACGCAATTCGCAATGGTATTCTCACGGTAAACGATGCGCATAAACTCTCAAAAGTTCCCGAGTGCAAACGACAGCCTGTTGTCGAAAAGGCAAAAAAGCCAAAGGCCCGAATTTCAAGATTGATCCGACAGGCCGAAATCGAGTGCCGAAAAGAACAACGCAAGGCTGAGGAAACCTCGATCACTTTGCCTACCGATAGCAAAATTCAGGTGCGGACTGGCGACTGCCTCGAACTGATGAAGAGCCTTGAGCCAAAATCCGTTGATGTTGCGGTTACGTCGATCCCTTACAACATTGGCGTGAAATACGATAGCTACGAGGACGACAAAGATGATGAGCATTATCTCGACTGGCTCGATGAGGTTGGGATGCCCCAGTTTTCTGCACCAGGCGTTATGAAAGATTGGGTTAGGAAACAGGGGTGGGTGATTCGCAGTGCTGCTGGAGTGAGGCCGTAGGCCGAACGGAAGCAGCACTGCGATGCGCGAACTCTGATGGGGTTAGATAGCCAAGCGAACTGTGCGGGCGCTGGGTGTTGAAGTCCTCCCGCCAAGCTCGTGCTTTCATCCGTGTGTCGTCTTCATTGATCAAATCCGTTTGATGCAGATACTCGTCACGAAGCCGGCTGTTGAAACTCTCGCAGACACCGTTCTGCCATGGCGAGCCAGGTTCGATGTAAAGGATCTCAACGCCAATCTTTGCCAGCCATTGCTTGATCGCTGTCGAGATGAACTCGGGGCCGTTATCGCAACGAAGTCGTTTCGGAACGCCGTGCATTGCAAACAGCTCAGCCAGCGTGTCGATCGCATCTTCGCTCGTGATACTGCGGCCGACCTTGATCGTCAGGCATTGCCGCGTGTACTCATCGACGATGTTCAAGAAGCGAATCGTTCGTCCATCAAGTGTCGACGATTGCACGAAATCCCAGCTCCAAACATCGTGAACAAAACCTGCCGCTTGAACGTCGCATGCATTGCCTCGGACGCCAGTAGCACGCTTTTTGCGACGCTTTTGTGGCACCTTCAGCCCCGATGCTCTCCAAAGCCGATACATTTTTTTCCTGTTAATAGTCTCACCGTCGCGGCGAAGAAGTTGGCAGATACGTCGATACCCCCAGCGAGGACGCTCGCGAACAAAGTGAAGAATTCGCTTCGTCAGTCGCTCGTCTTCGTCTTTGGGTTTCCCCTCAAATCGCTGGCTCGATCGCGGTTGGTCGAGCACGCGGCAGGCACGTCGTTGCGACACAGCGAACTTCTGTTGAAGCTCTGCTACTGCCGCGCGTCGCGATCGAGGGGTCGTCAGTTTCCCTTGGTGATTTCCTTCAGCATCGAAATATCCAAAGCTTGGTCGGCCACAATCTTCTTGAGTCGGTTGTTCTCCTCCTCAAGTGCCCTAAGACGCTTGGCCTCTTCGCTCTTCATGCCGCCATACTGGCTCCGCCAGCGGCTCAGCGTGGCCTCGCTAACTTCCAGTGCTTGGAGAACCTCACCCACGCTCTTGTCGGCGGCAAGC from Rosistilla carotiformis includes the following:
- a CDS encoding DNA methyltransferase, whose protein sequence is MNSNIRNHTPSYEAPDRRWSVHHGNVETVLPTLEDSLYDGALFDPPYALEFMGKDWDKVLPPTEVFKQILRVCKPGAHLLAFGHPKTFHRLMVNIEEAGWEIRDTLSWIYGEGLPKSHNIGKDLEKRMPSSEQARAWEGYGTGLKPAWEPIILVQRPRERTFANNALRHGCGGLDIDSCRIGTTGETTRSHQAPYPRLPDGTEDRTNWGRSGHRVEQIDKGRWPSNLLLDEVAAESLDKQSGITRSRKGRKRIAGRTIGNGRTMGHFINQVEGIYGYDDEGGASRFFYVAKAKGKQRLDNAHPTVKPTDLCESLARLILPPERPTPRRLLVPYSGSGSEMVGAMAAGWDQLTGIEMDDKWVKTAQRRLRETKSPVKSTSPTKVRDDSRSDSSAGAITPRTKNKKETNMNEFNIDFDNPNFHAACALFPVLQGTELRELANDIRQNGLLEPIVVHNGEILDGRNRLEACEIAGIEPKFVEWDGEGSPVQWIISKNLQRRHLSASQRALLGYDLLPLLEAEAKERQRLSKGRSKKGEQIPANELGKASEHAAKIANCSSTYVEQVKSTAANAPELLDAIRNGILTVNDAHKLSKVPECKRQPVVEKAKKPKARISRLIRQAEIECRKEQRKAEETSITLPTDSKIQVRTGDCLELMKSLEPKSVDVAVTSIPYNIGVKYDSYEDDKDDEHYLDWLDEVGMPQFSAPGVMKDWVRKQGWVIRSAAGVRP
- a CDS encoding IS3 family transposase, which encodes MSQRRACRVLDQPRSSQRFEGKPKDEDERLTKRILHFVRERPRWGYRRICQLLRRDGETINRKKMYRLWRASGLKVPQKRRKKRATGVRGNACDVQAAGFVHDVWSWDFVQSSTLDGRTIRFLNIVDEYTRQCLTIKVGRSITSEDAIDTLAELFAMHGVPKRLRCDNGPEFISTAIKQWLAKIGVEILYIEPGSPWQNGVCESFNSRLRDEYLHQTDLINEDDTRMKARAWREDFNTQRPHSSLGYLTPSEFAHRSAASVRPTASLQQHCESPTPVS
- a CDS encoding transposase; this encodes MSKKRRRHSPEQIIKKLRDADAMLAADKSVGEVLQALEVSEATLSRWRSQYGGMKSEEAKRLRALEEENNRLKKIVADQALDISMLKEITKGN